The window TGGTATTTTCAGACATCAGATGGTACTTCACTCTGATGTTACTGCTTTACAACACTATTTGTTTTCTAAGGAAGCATGTATATGTTAGAAAATGATTTACAGTTGTAGGAACCAGGAAGTGCAACTGAGCAGGTTCTAGACACTAAATCAGACATTATACCAGGAGCACAGGGAGCCTGGATTGCAGCACTGAAGCATTTTACTTGCTTGAGAAGCAGTTGGTAAGAGCACAgcgaaaataaaaatataaatagttccTAGTAGAGAATTTTAAGGCAGCACTAAACCTAATGATAAAAAATGGCATGTAGGCATgatgtactttctgcaataaaattaccttgcctggtcacattttttaattacgcTCACCTCTTCTTGTTCCATTGCgggagccaccatcttcatcctATCCTTTGGGTTTGGACATCTTTATATGCAAAGCTGCAATGATATAACTTATGCGAACTGGAGATCAATTTTTTCCAGCATTCAGAggtatgcatgcgcagtgcagtGTACATAATATGTCCCTTAGTGAAATAATgaatctgcctgctcacaatttatttttgttttagtttagctGTTTTTCAAGATGATGCCTTGAAAGATACATAGGTAAATATCTTACTTACCCAGAATATCATTGAACATTTATTTGTAGTGCAGCAGGCCACATTTACATAAAGTGCCAGATACTCGGAAGTGATCAGGCAGTTAGAGTGGTTGTTGCAGAATgaacatcacctgtcactttctgcaatgaTAACTCGCCTGATTGGGAATTCTTAAAAGTGGAGCTTCTTTAAAGCTAGAAGGGGAACAACAATGGCAGCTGCTATGTTTCTCCAGTGCAACAGTAATTTCAAAATTCAAATATTCTCTGTAATATCATGTTCTTGTCCCTGGTACattgtttcatgtttttcttaCAGTTCCTGCTTGGAAAATTTGCAATCTTTAATTGTACTGGTGATCATTGTCGCTACAATGTTATAGAAAAACCCATCATTAAAGCGAAAGTAAATTTTGTACTTTACATCAAAGGGTAAAAAACccttgtatttaaagtaaaaatattattctttaaaaaaaaaaaaaaaaaaggtgaagccacTACCATTTTTGGTTTGATCTGTGATGAAGACGGATGGGGAGCGCAGATGCATGCATgcatgtaggtatcccgggaggcttctggtTACTCCTGTGTATGCCCGAGATGGAAGGGGCGTTTTTcaacactgaggggaaagagataccGATCTCTACCTAgaagggtgcagacagcaaaaatactGTTATCTGCacctacaaaatacttttttggcttgtagAGAAGAGTTGCAGTTGATATAGCTCTTATGGCCTCCTATTGTCTgattcttcccccaccttttagattgtaggctcttcagggcagggacctctcctcctcctgtgtcactgtctgtatctgtctgttttttgtaacccctatttaatgtacagcactgtgtaaaatgttgacactatataaatactgtttaatattaaaagtaattatatCCCATAAATTAATTAATATCTCACCAACAGCTCTATGTATAAGCAAAATTCTTTAATagatcatttacacattttatgcaCTTTGAACTGTACCTAAAGTGCAGTGCTTTCAATGGTACAGCTCtcatcaatgcattttttttacactttttatggtGGATGAcgtttttacatgtgttttaactCATGGGTGTGCATGCTAAAAACTCTATTGCAATCCATAAGGtaaaagcatgtaaaatacattacaaatacacaACACGTGAAAATTATAAACTCAAGACAAATGCATTTCTATATGCTGAGGAAACAATACAACTACAAAACCACTTAGTTCATGTACACGAGTATTTAAAGATATTTGCAGAAAGTTACAATTATAGAGGAGATTAATACATTTAGGGAAacagaaacaggatttatacccataacataataattaatattgaaGACAATAAAGCAGGAAATGAAAATGAGGTAGTGATGGCTGAACTAGTTAGACGGGATCTGTAGAGGTCCAACAGCTGAAGTATTACACCATTGCTCCACCCAAAGCCAAGCTGAGAAAGGAAAAATACAGCATGGTAAAATACTTACACTTACTAGTACAgggcaaaaacatattttatttggagATAGTATAAACATTCATAATTACATGATACACAATGTCATATAAATGAACATATAATGACAAATAGTAATTCAGAGAAGCCTTATTAAGTAAAGTCCCAGGGCGAGATATTGCAATGTGCATTGATGTCATAGAAGCTTTAGGAgacaggctacgtacacatacTCATACACATAATAATTGTCGGTGGAATGGATCTTTCaacaacgacaaaagactgaaaggtgcatgaacgagctctgtacatacagcaacattctgctctatggagaggggagaggatgAGCGAGTGGTACCCTGCTGGGCTCTCTCCtctcacttgtattgcagtcgtttgtcattccACCAGgccggatccatgaatgacgccggaagagcactgtacacacgtcagattcttgtccaataccagCCATGAAGCGATGGTCGGATGCTGAAGATGGGATGATcggataccagccctgaagcagCTCCCACACTGTCTCCACATTTGATGCACTTTGGTAGCATGTACCTCCTCAACTGATTCATTCTAGGTTTACAGTTTCCACTATTTGTTTACTTACACTTTTATCACTTGGGGAGCATTGATACTGCATGGACCATTCCCTTGCCTTTTGTATGCCTTATTCAGGGCAAAGTGTGCCAATGCTGACCTTTTATTGGTATACCTATAAAATGCTATAATTagcatttctgaagaagcagactagttTTGCGAAACACATCAAATGAAAAACCTTCAAACAAAAGGTCTAGTTCTCTAATGCTTCTATGACACTGATACACATTTTAATACCACGCCTGGGGACTTTCTCTGTATTAATATTTGCCAATATATGGTCATCTATCTCTTATTGTGTACCATGTAATTATGCATGATTTAGCCAATTTGTAGGTAATCTGTTGATATTTGATGCCTATAAATTGCCACTTTTTCAACTTCTTGTATTCTccttagttatactttaaatatcAAAGATGGTAATGTGCTTTAAAGGTACAACATAGATTCTTACAAATCAACCAACTTAAAAACTTGTTATATACATAGGATCTTACCTGTACTTCATATTCCCCGCCTCCACCTGGTTTACCATCACCTTCCACATCATactattgaaaaacaaaacaagatatAGTTACATACCATATACCAATGCACTCATTTAATTTGGATTTCAGCATTTTGTATAGGTATTAGTATTATTAGCATTATCCATGCTAAAGGAAAGCACACAATACAGAATGTGAGATGTGATTTCTGCTTCTTGTTTAGtgctatgtgtattttatttgagGTTTCTAGAACTTACtccatgattttattttattttttttattttaaatatttttattggcaaagcaaaaaatacagtaaacattATAGCAATATCAATAAGGAACATACAGTTACATCAATGTATACATTTCAAAGAATATCAAAAGATATCAAAATGCATTGCAATCATGTACACATTTGATACCTGTATGTTTATAAGCTCTTGACTTCAGACGGGAGTTGCCATTGCCATTTTTGACCAATTTGTATTATTGGTCTCTGTTCATTTCCctactttcctttatttttatgttccctTGTTATGTATCCttggtgtataaaaaaaatttcttctaataaaaattattaaatacaaaaatatatcaaaatgcagaagcaaagAACCATGTAATCAGTGCACTGTGGTGAACAACATTTCACCCTgccactttttcctttttctgttttctttatgggtacagttaattttttttttttgcataacaacAAAAGGAGGACGAGTGTAAAAAAACCCCATACGGGTAACCAAAGGAACCAAACACTTCGCTGTTAACATTATATCAACCTGGTGACGGCTTGTGAACATCAAActgagaaatattaaaataacaacatATGATACTTGTGTATCCCTTGTTGTGTGCTGTTGTTTTTGGCCACTCCATTATTTTAGGGAGGATCACATGAATTTTTTATATTGGCCGCTTGCATACCTGTTATATTGTGCTTTATTGtgtcagaaatgtttttaaaatgtttttttattgatcagtTGGAATGCCAACATATAGAGGCCCACAAAGCTGAGGATGAGAAAAGAAAATGCCAACTGGACTGGAACATGATCAACAGAACAGAGCAAGAAACAACCGAAACAAAAAccgaaacaaaaaaaatacaacagaaagtAGAAAAACAATTCTAAAACACACAAATCACAGAATGGCAAGTAGTTCATCTAAGAGCCATGAATGTAAGCAGTGAAAGCTGTGGTCAGATAAGGATAACTGGATTACTGAAAATATGGAATTATCCTATTTACCTAAACCAGTCACTTGAATTAGCAAAATGCTTTTAGATAAGTACAAACTTAactaaaacatataaatgtacaatataaccTTATCCATAAAACTTATAAACTGATCAGCCATTCAGAACAGgaatgtattcaaataaaatagttatctttctataatatatgcCTGACCTGATAGCTaatgcatacaaataaaaaaaaaacaataaaacaccaaaataaacTTCTGATAACATTTTGTGTTACTGAAAGAACATTTGACTTCCCATAATATTTCAGACACTGTCACTTTGACCTATGAGGATTAAGGGAAACTGATACTTTCTAAACATGGCCAtacaagttattttaaaaaatcatcacaGCATCAATGCCAACAGACAATCTAAAGCTTCATGTAGTTATTTTACGgcttatatatatgtgtgttgcatcgaacaaattacttttaaggaattAATCATTATAACCTCAATTAGAATCGGATTGGATAACTACACTTTTTTACTTCTCATTTCTTGCCAAATCTAATAAGGATTGtacaataaaatcatattatgcaCAGCCAGCTTTAGAAAGTCcgtcttgtttttgttttttgttattttgctcaTATTTTGTATAAGCCTTTTTATAGAGGAACCCAGTTTTCTAATAGTACAAACTTACCTTTTCAAACATGGCATGGTACTTCTTGTAGGCATTGTAATTGACTATGACCCACTTTTGGGCTAATCTGAAGGCAATTTCCTTCGCCTTGGAAGACTGCGACTTTTCCAGCCCTAATGGAAACAAAATCCTTTTTAGGTGCGATGCAGAAAATGGTGAAACACACAATTGTGTTTGAAAACGAGCTGCTGAGCCTAAAAATTCATTGTTAGCCAACAGCGCTTTAGAAAGCTGGGGATCTTCTGATGTCAAAGTTCTGCAGTCATGGCTGTATTTTCTGTTTTAGCTACCATTCTTTTGTATTACCCCTCTTCCTTCCTCCTGTATTGCTCTATAGGCTTAAATCTGGAGGTGGGACTGAGGTACAGTAGGTGGAGGGTTCAAGGTATACCAACTTCCCATGTCTGAATCCAACTGCATAGTCATGAAAGCAAAGTACAAAATATGTCTCTGGTAGTTGTTATCCATGACAATCTTTGCACTAACCATAGCTTTCCATTTTCCCAGTGTTCAATATgtaaaccaaatttttttaatagaataaaaaaatggataaaagggGTTAAAAGGGTTCTAATGGTATTACAACATGGTACTGTTGAGCAAAGTGTGTACTGGACCAATACCACTGGAGGGATCCTAAGGGGTACAAActttccaaatatatataatgtactcTGGAATCACAAGCAGGCTGTTCtgtcattgatatttttttttcttttatgggaAATAGCAACTGTACAGATATTGCAGATCAGCAGagcaaatgttacatttctaaCCCATACCTTCAATTACAATGTGTTGTAAAGGTGGCCAGGCATTAGGAAAATCCCACTGCTGTCCAGAGTTTTTGAAAGAAGTTGGAAGACCATTATTGTAGGCCAATGCTCCACTATtctgaaaacataaaacaatgacaattttgtttttctgttttgtaaggattatatttaacattttgcatATGTGTCTAATTTTATCAACTGCACCAACAAAATAATGAAAGACGTTCTTTAGCACAGCTTAGTAACATACAAATCgaagtacaaataatataaaccAGTGCTTCTAATACCtttattacagtataaaataaggttgttacatagttacatagtaggtcaggttgaaaaaagacataaagccatcaagttcaaccgcaaCGGAAccaaacatatctcagatataaaaccctacagacatagttggtccagaagaaggcaaaaaaaacctggtacaattcaCTTCAACAGgcgaaaaaaaatccttcctgattccatgagaagAGAACGTAAGCGTTATACACAGACCATATGAGGATTGGACATTTGTACCTATGGAGTGTGCTATTTGCTAGATATCAGGCCAATTTATCTTGCATTAACCTACTGATTTCTGCTTGCAGCTCTGCAGGGTGCCCAATCTTTACAATTATCCTCATGGTTTAATCTTCTATGCTTggactaaaaaaaatgtgaagtttcAATATCTGTATTAAAGACCAAATGGACccaatttattaatgctctctgATACTGGAGGGGATAGACAATCAcagatgaacctgggtgatccaacaaacctgcaatggatctgttccaggattgaaaacatttggcagtTAAAAGCAACTGATTTGTAGAGAAACTTATTgcaggtttgttgcatcacccaggttttcccataatagtctatcttctcttggagagccttaatataTCAAGCCCAAAGAGTACAGATGGCTAGAACTTGCTGGTTTACACTTCCTACCCTCACTACCTTATTATTTCAAAGGGAAGCTGAGTAATGTAGTTTCCTGTGTAAACATTTTTGCGGCTTTGCAATGTGGTACTATTTTCTGTCCGGCACAAGGGTATAACATCGCATTTTCCTGGTGCTCAGAATTAAGCTTTACTAACAATTGACTCATCTTTGCTTCTTTATTCAATGATTACACTAACGATTTTgtatctgggttttttttggttAACATCCAACTCAAGCATTGCTGTGTGCACTCTCTAAAAACTGTCcctgtgccatttattttaagattgtaaattaggtaaataattcAGCATATGAGTGTGGCTATAACAAGTGTAGAATGTTATTCCTAAAGTGCCTATATTAccataataatttgtaataatataaaacataataatagataaataaaaatgaatgtatttaatgtacctCCAAATAGGAAACCACTCTGTCAACAACTGCTGCATCATCAAAACACGAAGCCCAGAGTGGAGATAAGTTGCTGGGGTAGAAGTTTGGATTCCTTTTCTGATGTTCTGTATTGTAGTCCAACCAAACTCCTAGATCAGGGTCCCACAACACAGCCTGCACAGCTTTGATCCGCTGCTTTAGGGCTTCAGAGAACTTGGAAGCCATTTCTGGCATATCTTTAGACCAAATAACACAActtagaaaaatattaaatttcagTCCAGTGCAAACTAATTACTGTTTAACCAAAGGCTAACGAGGatcaagaaatatattttatatactgtatcagACACACCTCTGCCCTCCATGTTCTGTTACTATGGCCTTATGGGTAGAGCCCTTTTTGACAGAACCAGAGCAGATGGCCTCCATAACAGTGAGTATAACATTAATATCCAACTGGAAGGCATGGGAGATATATTACATTCTGATCAGTTGTTCTGCTCTGAGATTTAAGCTAGGCCTCATTATCCTAACAGTTCATACTTTGAAACCTTTACTCTGCACCTCACTACAACTTTTGATACCTGGATCAGATTTATATTACAGTCAACATTCTCTAttcattgggattgatttattaaagcttacctaGACTGgaaagatagactaccatgggagaacttgggtgatccagcaaacctggaatggatttggtccaggactgaaaactaaTATTGCTCTAACTAACTgaacaactaatagcaaaagatttttgagaaattaattctaggtttgttggatcacccaggttctcccatgatggtttaTCTTCTATAGTCATGGAgacctttgataaatcaagcccaatgtttttattaaataggtCCCAGTGTCTCATGGTTTTTATGAATGCTTATGGGCTACATTCTCAAATATACTGTTCCTACTGTCCTATTGTAAACAGTTCTGAAGTTGCAATTATATCCTTTTATGTTGTTTCCAAAACTTCCAGAGCCTTGGGATTGTGCAGGGTTTAGCACCTACAGTActtagatctgttttttttctatagtataaTCCTATGAATTTGGGTAATTATATCTACCTGTATCTAATATCTCACCTAGATCAGTATAGAATTTGGCCAGTGTTCTCTCCACACGACACAAAATGGCATTTAAGTCCACGGGAACCACTGAGCTGGTTTTCGTGTCCAGCAAAGAATCTGTAGAACCATAGAACCAGCGAGTAGAAAAGTCCCAACCAGACTCGGCAGCAGCTTTTATCTCTGAATAAAATGGCTCTTTGGCCTCtacacaaataaaaggaaatgttatgAATACATAAGGCTTTTTAGCAGTATAACAAATAATAGGGGAAAAATGCGATTAAATGCTGTCATACCTGCTGTAAGGTTTTCAGCAAGCTCATAGTCATCAGAATAAGACTCGGGCCTGcaattaacagatttttttattataaatttatatttgaatgtcCTGCTGTCTCTGTCATTATAAATACAAGACTTAAGTGTTAAGGGTCCTAATAAACAGATCTCTACAATTACACAAGACGGTACCAATAATCATAgattggtatattattattattatcaatattattattattattattattattattattattaataaacaggatttatattgcacctacatattacgcagcgctgtatattaaataggggttgcaaatgacagactaaaatggacagtgatacaggaggagaggaccctgccccgaagagcttacaatctagtaggtggggaaattcacacacaataggattggagatattttgtggtgggaagtagtgatggtttcaaaagacagaagaagatgggtaggcaagtttgaataaaatgggttttgagtgctcttttaaatgagccgAAAGtcggagcaagccgaataggacgaggaagaccattccagagagttggggcagctctagagaagtcttgtatccatgcgtgtgatgaggttatgagtgaggaagtcattagtaggtcattggaggagcggagagagcggcagggggagtatcaagtaccaagtcagaaatgtaagtgggacaataactgtgtagggatttgaaggcaaagcactggagcttg of the Pyxicephalus adspersus chromosome 11, UCB_Pads_2.0, whole genome shotgun sequence genome contains:
- the TREH gene encoding trehalase, translated to MNCSGWWVTFVVIFCYLQKKGANGNLPPPCDSQIYCTGDLLHHVQMAKIFEDDKDFVDMSLREEPTRIMKKFKGVLNSPPSGVVDRDRLIAFVNASFYPPGTEMEQWDPPDWTESPKFLEGIVDSELRQWAFNLTSLWKSLGRKIIEEVNTSPQRFSQIYVPNPVIVPGGRFREFYYWDSYWVINGLLLSEMTQTAKGMIENFLYMVQRYGMIPNGGRIYYIRRSQPPFLTLMMESYMASQNNLTFLRESIPILAKEYDFWMNNRSISVSVDGNNYTLNRYNVAAGGPRPESYSDDYELAENLTAEAKEPFYSEIKAAAESGWDFSTRWFYGSTDSLLDTKTSSVVPVDLNAILCRVERTLAKFYTDLDMPEMASKFSEALKQRIKAVQAVLWDPDLGVWLDYNTEHQKRNPNFYPSNLSPLWASCFDDAAVVDRVVSYLENSGALAYNNGLPTSFKNSGQQWDFPNAWPPLQHIVIEGLEKSQSSKAKEIAFRLAQKWVIVNYNAYKKYHAMFEKYDVEGDGKPGGGGEYEVQLGFGWSNGVILQLLDLYRSRLTSSAITTSFSFPALLSSILIIMLWV